A DNA window from Acidobacteriota bacterium contains the following coding sequences:
- a CDS encoding sugar phosphate isomerase/epimerase, which yields MEDITRREFGMGLAGAFAGLTLTSPGDKVKPSIFGGIQVGVQSYTFRTFSVDKMIEAMVSIGLSSIELWDGHLNPMKASEADFKATKKKFDDAGIFVTAYCVNFPVTATDEHLDRGFNGALLLGTKVMTASVKKPIVPRLSQWCQKYKIKLGLHNHWFGEKWFKGDRSQEFETPDDFMNALKGASDYLSINLDVGHFYAAGFDPVSFIRDHHPRIVSLHIKDRDKDADHTLRRFGEGAVPIVETMKLVKEISFKYAANIEYELEPANPIEGTRTGFEYLKRSLS from the coding sequence GTGGAAGATATCACCCGAAGAGAATTCGGGATGGGTTTGGCCGGAGCGTTCGCAGGACTAACGCTTACGTCACCTGGCGACAAGGTAAAGCCGTCAATTTTTGGCGGCATCCAGGTTGGAGTCCAGAGCTACACGTTCCGCACTTTCAGCGTCGACAAGATGATCGAAGCCATGGTCTCGATCGGCCTGAGCAGCATCGAGCTTTGGGACGGCCACCTCAACCCGATGAAGGCTTCGGAGGCCGATTTCAAGGCGACGAAGAAGAAGTTCGACGACGCGGGGATTTTTGTCACCGCCTACTGCGTGAACTTTCCGGTCACCGCGACGGATGAGCATCTGGATCGCGGGTTCAACGGCGCGCTGCTGCTCGGCACTAAGGTGATGACCGCGTCGGTGAAGAAACCAATCGTGCCCCGTCTCAGTCAGTGGTGCCAGAAATACAAGATCAAACTCGGTCTCCACAACCACTGGTTCGGTGAGAAGTGGTTCAAAGGCGACCGCTCCCAGGAGTTCGAGACGCCCGATGATTTCATGAACGCGCTTAAAGGCGCGTCGGATTATTTGAGCATAAACCTGGACGTCGGACATTTCTATGCCGCGGGGTTCGATCCGGTGTCGTTCATACGCGACCATCACCCCCGCATCGTGAGCCTTCACATTAAGGACCGGGATAAGGATGCCGATCACACGCTGCGGCGCTTCGGCGAGGGCGCGGTTCCGATCGTTGAGACGATGAAGCTCGTGAAGGAGATCAGTTTCAAATATGCGGCTAACATCGAATACGAACTCGAACCAGCTAATCCAATCGAGGGAACGCGAACGGGCTTCGAATATCTGAAGCGTAGCCTTTCGTGA